The following are encoded together in the Pungitius pungitius chromosome 7, fPunPun2.1, whole genome shotgun sequence genome:
- the usp24 gene encoding ubiquitin carboxyl-terminal hydrolase 24 isoform X5, with protein METEEEQHITTLLCMGFPDPDVIRKALRLAKNDINEAVALLTNESPGLGYGYEPMESGPAPGVGSTGDVETTGRTGTGGFDPPPAYHDVVDSERSNDENGNCSGESMEFPTTNLYELESRVFTDHWSIPYKREESLGKCLIASTSLARHGLADADENCKRFTDRCMPEAFKKLLTSSAVHKWGTEIHEGIYNMLMLLVELVAERVKQDPVPVNLMGVLTMAFNPDNEYHFKNRMKACQRNWAEVFGEESNMFAVSPSNAYQKEPHGWLVDLVNRFGELGGFTAIQEKLNADEIEIACVSALVQPLGVGAEYLNSSLVQPMLDPVIHKMITYVQNLEEKDLKDKRLVSIPDLLSAIKLLCMRFQRELVTVVDDLRLDTLLRMLKTPHFSTKMNSLKEVTKLIEESTVSKTVKNAIDTDKLLDWLVENSVLSIALEGNIDQAQYCERIKGIIELLGSKLSLDELSKIWKIQAGQSSTVIENIHTIIAAAAVKFSSDQLTHLFVLIQKSWEVESDRVRQKLLSLIGRIGREARSEATTGKVLEVLWDLAHLPSLPTSLVQQALEEHLGILSDAYAVKEAVKRGYIIKCIEDIKKTHSQEDDSQSSFLTATWGKKKANSVAKASQQSSPQAVWVVPALRQLHEITRSFIKQTYQKQDKSIIQDLKKNFEIVKLITGSLVCCHRLAVTAAGNNGLSGSTLVDGRYTYQEYLDSHLRFLAFFLQEASLYLVWNRAKELWECLVSGPDVCELDREMCFEWFTKGQHDLESDVQQQLFKEKILKLEPYEITMNGFNLFKTFFENVNLCDHRLKRQGTQLCVERLDLAGMDFIWRIAMETPDEEIANEAIQLIITYSYTNLNPKMKKDSVSLHKKFIADCYKRLEAASSALGGPTLTHAVTRATKMLTATAMPTVATSVQSPSRSTKLVIIERLLLLAERYVLTIEDLYSAPRTILPHGASFNGHPVTLHITYESTKDTFTLETHSNETIGSIRWKISEHLSCPVDNVQIFANDSVLTMNRDQKLLSQLGFSDEQTLTVKSSGTGTPSGSSESSASASSSSSSAVFNSAYALEQEKSLPGVVMALVCNVFEMLYQLANLDETRITLRVRKLLLLIPTDPEVQDALDNFVPKESSVWSHQKTLFQATGSRSPSMSSKQQHQPSAASILESLFRSSAPGMSTFRVLYNLEVLSSKLMPTSDDEMAKTSSKSFCENFLKAGGLSLVVNVMQRDSIPSEVDYETRQGVYSICLQLARFLLVGQSMPSVLDDDVIRDGESLSSRPFRNAGRAGRQLSLCGTPEKSSYRQMSLSERSSIRVEEIVPAARVAIQTMEVGDFTSTVACFMRLTWAAAAGRLDLVGSPQPIRETHSTLLPQGVRTRVSSTGSNCSSSSEGENTPTALHAGICVRQQCVSIKDTIIAREALSLLVTCLQLRCQQLCSFYNLPSVNDFIIDVLLGSPSGEIRRVACDQLYTLSQTDTSAFNEVQKPNLFLISVVLTAQLPLWSPTSIMRGVNQRLLSQCTEYFDLRCQLLDDLTTSEMEVLKVSAATMLEDEISWLDNFEPSWSSEMETSEADNILLAGHLRLIKTLLSLCGSDKEHLGASLIQQLLDDFLFRASRIIINSSNPTPSPAPPSHDFHPKYDTCSTASSRLAAYEVLVMLADSSLSNLRLITRELMSMHHQSDPSLCKEFDYLPPVESRSVSGFVGLKNGGATCYMNAVFQQLYMQPGLPEAFLSIEEDTDQPEESVFYQVQSLFGHLMESKLQYYIPENFWKIFKMWNKELYVREQQDAYEFFTSLVDQLDEHLKQKMGREQIFKNTFQGIFSDQKICKDCPHRYEREETFMALNLGVTSCQSLEISLDQFVRGEVLEGSNAYYCEKCKEKRTTVKRTCIKSLPSVLCIHLMRFGFDWESGRSIKYDEQIRFPWVLNMEPYTVSGMARQDCSGEAGEGRGEGPSGGSPRKKVTISENYELVGVVVHSGQAHAGHYYSFIKDRRGSARGRWYKFNDNVVEEFDMNDETLEYECFGGEYRPKVYDQSNPYPDVRRRYWNAYMLFYQKISDQNSPVLPKKSRVSIMRQEAEDLTLSAPSSPDVSPQSSPRPPRANNDRLTLLTRLVRKGEKKGLFVEKMPASIYQMVRDENLKFMKNRDVYNSDYFNFTLSLASVNATKLKHPDYQPMAKESLQLAVHFLFHTYLHTKKKLRVDTEEWMATVEVLLSKSREACQWMVQYLVGPEGREITRVCLLECSVREVRVVVASILEKTLESALHFGDPGVDDLTDTLLSLLDKDVPENVKNCAQYFGLFSSFAQQGCGPCQLLLKHSAYRRMLVFLLGPNRQNNQNRRWSPAQAREFLHLHSALALITLHCDLNPQRTEAPGGFVLRVSCVPASTELLPLHADILASLFTPEGQPYLLEVMFAMRELSGPLSLLIEMVTYSSYCNEPFSLGVLQLLKTQLETAPPHELKNVFQMLQELLVMEDPLQTQRLKYAFESEKGLLALMHQSNNVDSRRCYQCVKFLVTLAQKCAPAKDYFKDLSGHWSWAVQWLQKKMTEHYWTPQSNVSNETSTNKTFQRTISAQDTLAYATALLNEKEQSGSSNGSDGSPANDGAERSLRQGSESPMMLGDSKSDLEDVDP; from the exons cGGAGCAACGATGAGAACGGGAACTGCTCGGGGGAAAGCATGGAGTTCCCCACCACCAACCTGTACGAGCTGGAGAGCCGGGTCTTCACCGACCACTGGTCCATTCCCTACAAGAGGGAGGAGTCCCTGGGGAAGTGTCTCATCGCGTCCACCAGCCTGGCCCGGCACg GTCTCGCTGACGCCGACGAGAACTGCAAGCGCTTCACGGACCGCTGCATGCCGGAGGCCTTCAAGAAG CTGCTGACCAGCAGCGCCGTGCACAAGTGGGGCACCGAGATCCACGAGGGCATCTACAAcatgctgatgctgctggtggagctggtggcAGAGCGAGTGAAGCAGGACCCGGTGCCCGTGAACCTGATGGGAGTCCTGACTATG GCCTTCAACCCGGATAACGAGTACCACTTCAAGAACCGCATGAAGGCCTGTCAGAGGAACTGGGCCGAGGTGTTTGGAGAGGAGTCCAACATGTTCGCCGTCTCCCCGAGCAACGCCTATCAgaaa GAGCCTCATGGCTGGCTGGTGGATCTTGTGAACCGA TTCGGGGAGCTGGGAGGATTCACGGCCATCCAGGAGAAGCTCAACGCGGACGAAATCGAGATCGCT TGCGTGTCGGCTCTGGTTCAGCCTCTCGGAGTCGGTGCTGAATATCTAAACTCCAGCCTTGTCCAG CCGATGCTCGACCCAGTCATCCATAAGATGATCACATACGTGCAGAACCTGGAGGAAAAGGACCTTAAAGACAAG CGCCTGGTGAGCATCCCGGACCTGCTGTCGGCCATCAAGCTGCTGTGCATGCGCTTCCAGAGGGAGCTGGTCACCGTGGTGGACGACCTGAGGCTGGACACTCTGCTGAGGATGCTCAAGACGCCCCACTTCTCCACCAAGATGAACTCCCTCAAAGAG GTGACGAAGCTGATCGAGGAGAGCACGGTGTCAAAGACGGTGAAGAACGCCATCGACACGGATAAGCTGCTGGACTGGCTGGTGGAGAACTCGGTCCTGTCAATCGCACTGGAGG GTAACATCGACCAGGCTCAGTACTGCGAGCGGATCAAAGGAATCATCGAGCTGCTGGGCAGCAAACTGTCGCTGGACGAGCTCTCCAAGATCTGGAAGATTCAG GCGGGTCAGTCATCGACTGTGATAGAAAACATCCACACCATCATCGCTGCTGCCGCCGTCAAGTTCAGCTCCGATCAGCTCACCCACCTCTTCGTCCTCATCCAGAAG AGCTGGGAGGTGGAGAGCGACCGCGTGAGGCAGAAGCTGCTCAGCCTCATCGGGAGGATCGGCAGGGAGGCTCGCTCTGAAGCCACCACGGGAAag GTGCTGGAGGTGCTGTGGGATCTGGCCCACCTCCCCAGTCTGCCCACCAGCCTGGTCCAGCAGGCGCTGGAGGAGCACCTGGGCATCCTGAGCGACGCGTACGCCGTCAAGGAGGCGGTGAAGCGCGGCTACATCATCAAATGCATCGAGGACATCAAGAAG ACTCACTCTCAGGAGGACGACTCTCAGAGCTCGTTTCTTACTGCCACTTGGGGCAAGAAGAAGGCAAACTCTGTGGCCAAA gccTCTCAGCAGAGCAGTCCTCAGGCGGTCTGGGTGGTTCCTGCTCTCCGTCAGCTGCATGAGATCACCCGTTCCTTCATCAAGCAGACCTATCAGAAGCAAGACAAG AGCATCATCCAGGACCTGAAGAAGAACTTTGAGATCGTGAAGCTGATCACGGGCTCCCTGGTGTGCTGCCATCGGCTGGCTGTGACCGCGGCGGGGAACAACGGGCTCTCCGGCTCCACCCTGGTGGACGGGCGCTACACCTACCAGGAG TACCTGGACAGCCACCTGCGCTTCCTGGCCTTCTTCCTGCAGGAGGCCAGCCTCTACCTGGTGTGGAACCGGGCCAAGGAGCTGTGGGAGTGCCTGGTCTCAGGGCCGGACGTCTGCGAGCTCGACCGCGAG ATGTGTTTCGAGTGGTTCACCAAAGGACAACACGACCTGGAGAGCgacgtccagcagcagctcttcaAGGAGAAGATCCTGAAGCTGGAGCCCTACGAGATCACCATGAACG GCTTCAATCTGTTCAAGACCTTCTTCGAGAACGTTAATCTGTGCGACCATCGCCTCAAACGCCAGGGAACTCAGctg TGCGTGGAGCGCCTCGACCTGGCGGGGATGGATTTTATCTGGcgcatcgccatggaaacccccGACGAAGAGATCGCCAACGAGGCGATCCAGCTCATCATCACATACAGCTACACCAACCTCAACCCCAAGATGAAGAAG GACTCGGTTTCTTTGCACAAGAAGTTCATCGCTGATTGTTACAAGCGACTCGAG gcaGCCAGCTCAGCCCTCGGCGGGCCTACTCTGACGCACGCCGTTACCCGGGCAACCAAGATGCTGACTGCCACCGCCATGCCGACGGTGGCCACGTCTGTACAGTCTCCATCCAG atccaCCAAGCTGGTGATCATTGagagactgctgctgctggctgagcGCTACGTCCTCACTATCGAG GACCTGTACTCGGCTCCTCGCACTATTCTACCTCACGGGGCCTCGTTCAACGGACACCCCGTCACCCTGCACATCACCTACGAGTCAACCAAAGACACCTTCACCTTAGAG acCCACAGCAATGAGACCATAGGAAGTATCCGGTGGAAGATATCGGAGCATCTGAGCTGTCCTGTGGACAACGTCCAGATCTTTGCCAATGACAGCGTG ttGACCATGAACCGGGACCAGAAGCTGCTCTCCCAGCTGGGCTTCAGTGACGAGCAGACCCTGACGGTGAAGAGCTCGGGCACCGGCACCCCCTCCGGAAGCTCTGAGTCCTCGGCgtcggcctccagcagctccagctccgcCGTCTTCAACTCGGCCTACGCCCTGGAGCAG GAGAAGTCTCTGCCCGGAGTGGTGATGGCTTTGGTGTGCAACGTGTTTGAGATGCTTTACCAGCTGGCGAACCTCGATGAGAccag GATCACCCTCCGCGtgaggaagctgctgctgctgatcccAACAGATCCTGAAGTGCAGGACGCGCTCGACAACTTTGTTCCCAAAGAATCCAGCGTCTGGAGCCACCAG AAGACACTGTTCCAGGCCACAGGCTCTCGTTCCCCGTCCATGTCCtccaagcagcagcaccagcccAGTGCTGCATCCATCCTGGAGTCCCTCTTCAGGTCCTCGGCCCCGGGCATGTCCACCTTCAGAGTGCTGTACAACctggag GTGCTGAGCTCGAAGCTCATGCCCACGTCGGACGATGAGATGGCGAAAACCAGCAGCAAGTCGTTCTGTGAGAACTTCCTCAAAGCCGGAGGCCTCAG tcTGGTGGTGAATGTGATGCAGAGAGACTCCATCCCATCAGAGGTCGACTACGAGACCAGACAAGGAGTCTACTCCATCTGCCTTCAGCTGGCCAg GTTTCTTCTGGTTGGCCAGAGCATGCCTTCGGTGCTggacgatgatgtcatcagggacGGCGAGTCGCTGTCCTCCCGTCCGTTCCGTAACGCCGGGCGGGCGGGGCGACAGCTGTCTCTGTGCGGGACTCCGGAGAAGTCGTCCTACCGCCAGATGTCTCTGTCCGAGCGCTCCTCCATCAGGGTGGAGGAGATCGTCCCGGCAGCTCGCGTCGCCattcag ACCATGGAGGTGGGCGACTTCACCTCCACCGTGGCCTGCTTCATGCGTCTCACCTGGGCTGCTGCAGCCGGCCGGTTGGACCTGGTCGGCAgccctcagccaatcagagagaccCACAGCACCCTCCTGCCGCAGGGGGTCCGCACCAGAGTCAGCAGCACAG gGAGTAACTGCAGCTCCAGCAGTGAGGGGGAGAACACGCCAACAGcgttgcatgctgggatatgtgTGAGACAGCAGTGCGTTTCCATCAAAGACACCATCATCGCCCGGGAAGCTCTGTCACTGCTGGTCACATGTCTGCAGCTACGCTGTCAGCAGCTGT gTTCTTTTTACAACCTTCCCTCCGTCAACGATTTCATCATCGATGTCCTGCTGGGATCTCCCAGCGGAGAg ATCCGCCGCGTGGCGTGTGACCAGCTCTACACGCTGAGCCAGACGGACACATCGGCCTTCAACGAAGTCCAGAAGCCCAACTTGTTCCTCATCTCAGTGGTCCTCACCGCCCAGCTGCCGCTGTGGAGCCCTACTTCCATCATGAGGGGGGTCAACCAGag GTTGTTGTCCCAATGCACCGAGTACTTTGACCTGAGATGCCAGCTTCTGGACGACCTGACGA CCTCGGAGATGGAGGTGTTGAAGGTGAGCGCTGCCACCATGTTGGAGGACGAGATCTCCTGGCTCGACAACTTCGAGCCCAGCTGGAGCTCTGAGATGGAGACCAGCGAGGCGGACAACATCCTGCTGGCGGGACACCTGCGGCTCATCAAGACGCTGCTGTCCCTCTGCGGCAGCGACAAGGAGCACCTCG GAGCATCTCTCATCCAGCAGTTGTTGGACGACTTCCTGTTTCGAGCCTCGCGCATCATCATCAACAGTTCCAACCCGACGCCCTCGCCGGCCCCCCCCAGCCACGACTTCCACCCGAAGTACGACAC gtgcaGCACGGCCAGCAGCAGGCTGGCGGCCTACGAGGTGCTGGTGATGCTGGCCGACAGCTCGCTGTCCAACCTGCGCCTCATCACCAGAGAGCTCATGTCCATGCACCACCAGTCGGACCCGTCCCTCTGCAAGGAGTTCGAC taCCTCCCCCCCGTGGAGAGCCGGTCCGTCTCAGGCTTTGTGGGGTTGAAGAACGGCGGAGCCACGTGCTACATGAACGCTGTGTTTCAGCAGCTCTACATGCAGCCCGGCCTTCCAGAG GCCTTCCTGTCCATCGAGGAGGACACGGATCAGCCGGAGGAGAGCGTCTTCTACCAGGTCCAGTCTCTGTTCGGCCACCTGATGGAGAGCAAGCTGCAGTACTACATCCCTGAGAACTTCTGGAAG ATCTTCAAGATGTGGAACAAGGAGTTATACGTGAGAGAGCAGCAGGATGCTTACGAGTTCTTCACCAGCCTGGTGGACCAGCTGGACGAGCATCtcaag cagaaaATGGGTCGGGAACAGATCTTCAAAAACACGTTTCAGGGAATCTTCTCCGACCAGAAGATCTGTAAAGACTGTCCTCACCG GTACGAGCGAGAAGAAACCTTCATGGCGTTGAACCTCGGCGTGACGTCCTGCCAAAGCCTTGAGATCTCGCTGGACCAGTTTGTGAGGGGCGAGGTGCTGGAGGGCAGCAACGCCTACTACTGCGAGAAGTGCAAGGAGAAG AGGACCACCGTGAAGAGGACCTGCATCAAGTCCCTGCCCAGCGTCCTCTGCATCCACCTCATGCGCTTCGGCTTCGACTGGGAGAGCGGACGCTCCATCAAATACGACGAGCAGATCCGG TTCCCCTGGGTGCTGAACATGGAGCCCTACACCGTCTCGGGGATGGCCCGTCAGGACTGCAGCGGAGAGGCCGGCGAGGGGCGGGGCGAGGGCCCCTCGGGGGGCTCGCCCAGGAAGAAGGTCACCATCTCGGAGAACTACGAGCTGGTGGGGGTCGTGGTCCACAGCGGGCAGGCGCACGCCGGTCACTACTACTCCTTCATTAAGGACAGACG AGGCAGCGCTCGGGGACGTTGGTACAAGTTCAACGacaacgtggtggaggagttcgACATGAACGACGAAACCTTGGAGTACGAATGCTTTGGTGGAGAGTACCGGCCCAAAGTTTACGACCAAT CCAATCCGTACCCCGACGTGCGGAGGAGGTACTGGAACGCCTACATGTTGTTCTATCAGAAGATCAGCGACCAGAACTCTCCCGTCCTGCCCAAGAAGAGCCGAGTGAGCATCATGAGGCAGGAGGCCGAGGACCTGACCCT gtctgccccctcctcccccgacgTGTCCCCCCagtcctccccccgccccccccgggccAACAATGACCGCCTCACCCTCCTCACCCGCCTGGTCCGCAAGGGGGAGAAGAAGGGTCTGTTTGTGGAGAAGATGCCTGCAAGCATCTATCAG ATGGTGAGAGACGAGAACCTGAAGTTCATGAAGAACCGAGACGTCTACAACAGCGACTACTTCAACTTCACCCTATCTCTGGCCTCCGTCAACGCG ACGAAGCTGAAGCATCCCGACTACCAGCCGATGGCCAAAGAGAGTCTTCAGCTGGccgttcacttcctgtttcacaccTACCTTCACACCAAGAAGAAGCTCCG gGTGGACACGGAGGAGTGGATGGCGACGGTGGAGGTGCTGCTGTCTAAGAGCCGCGAGGCGTGTCAGTGGATGGTCCAGTACCTGGTGGGACCGGAGGGCCGCGAGATCACCAG ggtgtGCCTGCTGGAGTGCAGCGTGAGGGAGGTGCGGGTGGTGGTGGCCTCCATCCTGGAGAAGACCCTGGAGAGCGCCCTCCACTTCGGGGACCCAGGGGTGGACGACCTGACGGACACGCTGCTCTCTCTGCTGGACAAAGACGTCCCGGAGAACGTGAAGAACTGCGCGCAGTACTTCGGCCTCTTCAGCAGCTTCGCCCAGCAG GGGTGCGGCCCGtgtcagctgctgctgaagcaCTCTGCGTATCGCCGGATGCTCGTCTTCCTGCTGGGACCCAACCGGCAGAACAACCAG AACCGGCGGTGGAGTCCGGCTCAGGCTCGTGagttcctccacctccacagcGCTCTGGCCCTCATCACGCTGCACTGCGACCTCAACCCCCAACGGACCGagg ctCCAGGAGGGTTCGTACTGCGTGTGAGCTGCGTCCCGGCCTCCACTGAGCTCCTCCCCCTGCACGCCGACATCCTGGCATCGCTCTTCACTCCAGAGGGACAGCCTTACCTTCTGGAG GTGATGTTTGCCATGCGGGAGTTGTCGGGGCCGCTCTCGCTCCTCATAGAGATGGTGACCTACTCTTCATACTGTAACGAGCCCTTCTCCCTCggtgtgctgcagctgctgaag ACGCAGCTGGAGACGGCTCCGCCCCACGAACTCAAGAACGTCTTCCAgatgctgcaggagctgctg GTGATGGAAGATCCTCTGCAGACACAGAGACTCAAGTATGCCTTTGAGTCGGAGAAAGGCCTTCTAG ctttgATGCACCAGAGCAACAACGTGGACAGCCGGCGCTGCTACCAGTGTGTCAAGTTCCTGGTCACGTTGGCCCAGAA gtgtGCTCCAGCCAAAGATTACTTCAAGGACCTTTCTGGTCACTGGAGCTGGGCGGTGCAGTGGCTGCAGAAGAAG ATGACTGAACATTACTGGACTCCACAGAGCAACGTCTCCAATGAGACGTCCACCAACAAGACCTTCCAGCGCACCATCTCTGCACAG GATACGCTGGCCTACGCCACGGCGCTGCTCAACGAGAAGGAGCAGTCCGGCAGCAGCAACGGCTCCGACGGCAGCCCGGCCAACGACGGCGCCGAGCGCAGCCTCCGTCAG GGGTCGGAGTCTCCCATGATGCTCGGCGATTCAAAGAGCGACCTTGAAGATGTCGACCCCTAG